The following proteins are encoded in a genomic region of Pikeienuella piscinae:
- the rpsC gene encoding 30S ribosomal protein S3, which translates to MGQKVNPIGLRLQVNRTWDSRWFANTRDYGPLLHEDLKIRDFIKKKCANAGVSRVVIERPHRKCRVTIHTARPGVIIGKKGADIEGLRKEVAKLTKSELHLNIVEIRKPEVDAQLLAENVAQQLERRVAFRRAMKRAVQNAMRMGAQGIRMNLAGRLGGAEIARTEWYREGRVPLHTLRADIDYAQAEAKTAYGICGVKVWIFKGEVLEHDPQAHDRRQAESQEGGSRPAR; encoded by the coding sequence ATGGGACAGAAAGTCAATCCGATCGGGCTGCGCCTGCAGGTCAACCGCACCTGGGACAGCCGCTGGTTCGCGAACACCAGGGATTATGGCCCGCTTCTGCACGAGGACCTGAAGATCAGGGACTTCATCAAGAAGAAATGCGCGAACGCCGGGGTTTCCCGTGTCGTGATCGAACGTCCGCACCGGAAATGCCGGGTGACGATCCACACCGCGCGGCCCGGCGTGATCATCGGCAAGAAGGGCGCCGATATCGAGGGACTGCGCAAGGAAGTCGCGAAGCTGACGAAATCGGAGCTGCATCTCAACATCGTCGAGATCAGGAAGCCCGAGGTCGACGCGCAGCTACTGGCAGAGAACGTGGCGCAGCAGCTTGAGCGCCGCGTGGCGTTTCGCCGCGCCATGAAGCGCGCGGTGCAGAACGCGATGCGGATGGGCGCGCAGGGGATCCGGATGAACCTCGCGGGCCGTCTCGGCGGCGCCGAGATCGCCCGGACCGAGTGGTATCGTGAAGGTCGTGTGCCGCTGCATACGCTCCGCGCCGATATCGATTACGCGCAGGCCGAGGCGAAGACCGCTTACGGTATCTGCGGCGTGAAGGTCTGGATCTTCAAGGGCGAGGTTCTTGAGCACGATCCGCAGGCCCATGACCGCCGTCAGGCCGAAAGCCAAGAGGGCGGCTCGCGCCCCGCGCGCTGA
- the rplP gene encoding 50S ribosomal protein L16, which translates to MLSPKRTKFRKQHKGRIHGEAKGGFDLNFGHYGLKASEPERITARQIEAARRALTRHMKRQGRVWIRIFPDVPVTQKPTEVRMGKGKGSVEYWAAKVKPGRIMFEIDGVSEPVAKEALRLAAMKLPIKCRFVTREDW; encoded by the coding sequence ATGCTGTCTCCGAAACGGACGAAATTCCGCAAACAGCACAAGGGCCGCATCCATGGCGAGGCCAAGGGCGGGTTTGATCTCAACTTCGGCCATTACGGCCTGAAGGCGAGCGAGCCCGAGCGGATCACCGCCCGGCAGATCGAGGCTGCGCGCCGCGCCCTGACCCGCCACATGAAGCGGCAGGGCAGGGTGTGGATCCGGATCTTCCCGGATGTGCCCGTCACGCAGAAACCCACCGAGGTCCGCATGGGCAAGGGCAAGGGTTCGGTCGAGTACTGGGCGGCCAAGGTGAAGCCCGGCCGCATCATGTTCGAGATTGACGGGGTGAGCGAGCCTGTGGCAAAGGAGGCGCTCCGATTGGCGGCGATGAAGCTGCCGATCAAGTGCCGATTCGTTACGCGCGAGGACTGGTAA
- a CDS encoding DDE-type integrase/transposase/recombinase, which yields MNKLDTKTRALILRLLVEGNSIRATARVADVSKNTVNKLLIDAGKACSEYHDANVRDVKASVVQCDEIWSFTYAKQKNVAGAKAAPEGAGDTWTWTALDSESKLIVSYMVGGRDSEYAIAFMDDLRARLANRVQLTTDGHKAYLEAVEGAFGGDVDYAQLIKIYGGETGSKGHEKKYSPAECTGIKKRRVEGSPDPKLVSTSHVERQNLTMRMHMRRFTRLTNGFSKKVENHCYAVALHFMFYNFVKVHQTLRVTPAMAAGLTDRLWDISDIVKLIEDAEPAPTKRGPYKKRQPENSN from the coding sequence ATGAACAAGCTGGACACCAAGACCCGCGCCCTGATCCTCCGCCTTCTGGTTGAGGGCAACAGCATTCGCGCCACGGCGCGCGTCGCAGATGTGTCCAAGAACACCGTCAACAAGCTCCTGATCGACGCGGGCAAGGCTTGCTCGGAATATCACGACGCCAACGTTCGCGACGTGAAGGCTTCCGTCGTCCAGTGCGATGAGATCTGGTCGTTCACCTACGCCAAGCAGAAGAACGTCGCTGGTGCGAAGGCCGCTCCCGAGGGCGCGGGCGACACCTGGACGTGGACGGCGCTCGACAGCGAGAGCAAGCTGATCGTGTCCTATATGGTCGGCGGACGTGACAGCGAATACGCCATCGCCTTCATGGACGATCTGCGAGCCCGTCTGGCGAACCGCGTCCAGCTAACCACGGACGGCCACAAAGCCTATCTGGAGGCCGTTGAGGGCGCGTTCGGCGGCGACGTGGACTATGCGCAGCTCATCAAGATTTACGGCGGCGAGACCGGCTCCAAGGGGCACGAAAAGAAATACAGCCCCGCCGAATGCACTGGCATCAAGAAGCGCCGGGTGGAAGGCTCGCCCGATCCCAAGCTGGTCAGCACCTCGCATGTTGAGCGCCAGAACCTGACGATGCGTATGCACATGCGCCGCTTCACCCGTCTGACCAACGGCTTCTCCAAGAAGGTCGAGAACCACTGCTACGCTGTGGCGCTGCACTTCATGTTCTACAACTTCGTGAAGGTCCACCAGACGCTGCGCGTCACTCCGGCGATGGCCGCTGGCCTGACTGATCGGCTTTGGGATATCTCGGACATCGTGAAGCTGATTGAGGATGCTGAGCCTGCCCCCACGAAGCGCGGCCCCTACAAGAAGCGTCAGCCGGAAAATTCAAACTGA
- a CDS encoding type II toxin-antitoxin system RelE/ParE family toxin, which translates to MEVKFANDDLARICTDDAHKIGLPVAVIKAARKTLLKLEAATFESDLFNLGGLDYKIRKGAENGTRQVRVNRQYRIFFTVSGEGAGAVATVTFIGDPH; encoded by the coding sequence ATGGAAGTGAAGTTCGCAAACGACGATCTGGCACGAATATGCACAGACGATGCTCACAAGATTGGGCTGCCGGTCGCCGTGATTAAAGCCGCTCGAAAGACGCTGTTGAAGCTCGAGGCTGCGACGTTCGAAAGCGACCTCTTTAACCTCGGGGGGCTGGATTACAAAATCCGCAAGGGAGCCGAAAATGGAACAAGGCAAGTTCGCGTGAACAGGCAGTATCGAATTTTCTTCACGGTATCAGGTGAGGGAGCAGGCGCTGTAGCCACAGTCACCTTTATTGGCGACCCGCACTAA
- a CDS encoding HigA family addiction module antitoxin — MSIAALLKEVPHPGEFIRDELEARGWAQRDLAYILGVKEQAINPIMSGKRGISPDMARSLSKAFGISAEYFLNLQKAYELSTANEADPAIERRAKLQSIFPIREMIKRNWFEYTQDISLLEAQVMRFFGTNSLDQVPCLTHNAKKGGDYSETTPLQWAWLYRVKQIAQEIVVPAYSEKKLEGALGELERLLVDPEEIRNVPRILADAGIRFVVVETLPKANIDGVCFWLDGKSPVIGMTCRHDRIDNFWFVLRHEIEHLLHKDGQRNQLSSEIVDVDLDPEAENLPEEEMRANSAASQFCADQDALESFVIRKYPYMAERDTLGLARRLQRHPGIIVGQLQYKMSVQYKVNKYSWLAKHKVKIRQFLKGAATMDGWGDPVPLNL, encoded by the coding sequence ATGAGCATCGCTGCACTATTGAAAGAAGTCCCTCATCCGGGGGAGTTCATTCGAGACGAACTTGAGGCGCGCGGGTGGGCGCAGCGCGACCTCGCATACATTCTGGGCGTTAAAGAGCAGGCTATTAACCCGATCATGTCGGGCAAGCGTGGTATCAGCCCGGACATGGCTCGGTCGCTTTCTAAAGCATTTGGGATTTCTGCGGAGTATTTTTTGAACCTCCAGAAAGCGTACGAGTTGTCCACCGCTAACGAGGCGGACCCCGCGATTGAGCGTAGGGCGAAACTGCAATCGATCTTTCCAATTCGGGAGATGATTAAAAGAAACTGGTTCGAATACACGCAAGATATCTCGCTCCTTGAGGCGCAGGTAATGCGTTTTTTCGGGACCAATTCTTTGGATCAGGTTCCTTGCCTGACACATAACGCAAAGAAGGGTGGAGACTATTCCGAGACCACGCCCCTGCAGTGGGCATGGCTGTATCGCGTCAAACAGATCGCCCAGGAAATCGTCGTCCCCGCATACTCAGAGAAGAAACTTGAGGGGGCGCTTGGTGAGCTTGAACGTCTCTTGGTTGATCCGGAGGAAATCAGAAATGTGCCGCGCATTCTCGCCGATGCGGGTATTCGGTTCGTTGTGGTGGAAACTCTGCCAAAGGCGAATATCGACGGCGTATGCTTTTGGCTGGACGGCAAGTCTCCCGTTATCGGCATGACGTGCCGTCACGACAGGATCGACAATTTCTGGTTTGTGCTGCGTCACGAAATTGAACACCTGCTGCACAAGGATGGGCAAAGAAACCAGCTATCGTCTGAGATTGTGGATGTTGACCTCGACCCAGAAGCGGAGAATTTGCCGGAAGAAGAAATGCGGGCCAACAGTGCCGCCTCGCAGTTTTGCGCAGATCAAGACGCGCTGGAATCCTTTGTGATCCGCAAATATCCCTATATGGCAGAGCGAGATACGCTTGGTTTGGCGCGACGTTTGCAGCGCCACCCTGGCATTATTGTTGGGCAACTACAGTACAAGATGTCGGTGCAGTACAAGGTCAACAAATACAGTTGGCTTGCGAAGCATAAGGTCAAAATCAGGCAGTTCCTAAAGGGGGCTGCAACTATGGACGGGTGGGGCGATCCTGTCCCTTTGAACCTTTAA
- a CDS encoding histone H1, whose product MTQRPKRPADANQLAKLVADIATGEDAIHDPDTSAQRKGGKKGGEARAASLTPQQREEIARVAAEARWKKG is encoded by the coding sequence ATGACACAGAGACCCAAACGCCCCGCCGATGCGAACCAGCTTGCGAAGCTGGTGGCGGATATTGCTACGGGGGAGGACGCGATACACGATCCAGACACGTCTGCACAGCGTAAGGGCGGGAAAAAGGGCGGCGAGGCGCGAGCAGCGTCTCTCACGCCGCAGCAGCGCGAAGAGATAGCGCGTGTCGCTGCCGAAGCACGCTGGAAGAAGGGCTAG
- a CDS encoding FecR domain-containing protein, whose protein sequence is MKVFIVTLALALVGSHADSSEVGQAIGKTGAVTPAALAILANQRRDLSRDVEVRFGERIETTVSGNAGFVFDDKTRLYVAENSSIQIDSYVYEGNGRIDLSMPKGIFRLASGKIGGKNITVRTGIAAIGLRGTVISVGTDPSQTVIYVEQGGADVQVGRRSIPVEQGESLRA, encoded by the coding sequence ATGAAAGTATTTATCGTTACGCTGGCGCTCGCTCTGGTCGGTTCGCACGCTGATTCGTCAGAGGTAGGTCAAGCAATTGGCAAGACGGGCGCTGTGACACCGGCGGCACTGGCCATACTCGCTAATCAGCGTCGAGATCTTAGTCGCGATGTTGAGGTACGATTTGGCGAGCGGATTGAAACAACGGTCAGCGGAAATGCCGGCTTCGTCTTCGATGACAAGACACGACTTTACGTCGCTGAAAATAGCAGCATTCAGATTGACAGCTATGTTTACGAAGGGAATGGTCGCATCGATTTATCCATGCCAAAAGGCATTTTTCGACTCGCGTCGGGGAAAATCGGCGGCAAGAATATTACGGTGCGCACCGGGATAGCCGCAATCGGTCTACGCGGGACTGTCATTTCAGTCGGCACTGACCCAAGTCAGACCGTCATATACGTCGAACAAGGTGGTGCTGACGTGCAAGTGGGGCGGCGTTCGATCCCGGTCGAACAGGGGGAGTCTCTGAGAGCCTGA
- the rpmC gene encoding 50S ribosomal protein L29, with product MNAAELRDKTPDQLREELANLKKQSFNLRFQQATGQLENTAAFKKARRNAARVKTVLNQKAAEAAAGE from the coding sequence ATGAACGCCGCAGAGCTGCGCGACAAGACGCCGGACCAGCTGCGTGAGGAGCTGGCGAACCTGAAGAAGCAGAGCTTCAACCTCCGCTTTCAGCAGGCGACCGGCCAGCTTGAGAACACCGCCGCCTTCAAGAAGGCGCGCCGCAACGCCGCGCGGGTCAAGACCGTGCTGAACCAGAAGGCCGCCGAAGCGGCCGCCGGAGAATAA
- the rpsQ gene encoding 30S ribosomal protein S17: MPKRILSGAVVSDANDKTVTVLVERRITHPVLKKTIRRSKKYRAHDENNHFKTGDSVRIRECAPMSKSKRWEVVIDA, translated from the coding sequence ATGCCCAAACGCATTCTTTCCGGGGCGGTAGTTTCCGACGCCAACGACAAGACCGTCACGGTTCTGGTCGAGCGCCGGATCACCCATCCGGTTCTGAAGAAGACGATCCGTCGTTCGAAGAAATATCGGGCGCATGACGAGAACAATCATTTCAAGACGGGTGATTCCGTTCGCATTCGCGAATGCGCCCCGATGTCGAAATCCAAACGCTGGGAGGTTGTGATCGACGCCTGA
- the rplN gene encoding 50S ribosomal protein L14, translating into MIQMQTNLAVADNSGARRVQCIKVLGGSKRKYASVGDIIVVSVKEAIPRGRVKKGEVRKAVVVRTAKEVRREDGTAIRFDGNAAVILSNTMEPIGTRIFGPVVRELRAKNFMKIISLAPEVL; encoded by the coding sequence ATGATCCAGATGCAGACCAATCTGGCGGTGGCCGACAATTCCGGCGCCCGCCGGGTGCAGTGCATCAAGGTGCTCGGCGGCTCGAAGCGGAAATACGCTTCGGTCGGCGACATCATCGTGGTGTCCGTGAAGGAGGCCATTCCGCGCGGCCGGGTGAAGAAGGGCGAGGTCCGGAAGGCCGTCGTCGTTCGGACCGCCAAGGAAGTGCGCCGCGAGGATGGCACCGCGATCCGTTTCGACGGCAACGCCGCGGTGATCCTCAGCAACACCATGGAGCCGATCGGCACCCGCATCTTCGGGCCGGTGGTCCGCGAGCTGCGCGCCAAGAACTTCATGAAGATCATCAGCCTTGCGCCGGAGGTCCTCTGA
- the rplX gene encoding 50S ribosomal protein L24 yields MAAKLKKGDRVVVLAGKDKGKEGEILSVAPKDGRAVVSDVNIAIRHTKQSQGSQGGRIPHPASIDLSNLALVDPKDGGATRVGFKFVDGKKVRFAKKSGEVIDA; encoded by the coding sequence ATGGCCGCGAAACTAAAAAAAGGCGACAGGGTCGTCGTCCTCGCCGGAAAAGACAAAGGCAAGGAGGGCGAGATCCTGAGCGTCGCGCCGAAGGACGGCCGTGCGGTCGTGTCCGACGTCAACATCGCCATTCGCCACACCAAGCAGAGCCAGGGCAGCCAGGGCGGCCGCATTCCGCATCCGGCTTCAATCGACCTGAGCAATCTCGCGCTCGTCGATCCGAAGGACGGCGGCGCGACGCGCGTCGGCTTCAAGTTCGTCGATGGCAAGAAAGTCCGTTTCGCCAAGAAATCGGGGGAGGTCATCGATGCTTGA
- the rplE gene encoding 50S ribosomal protein L5 yields MLDAASYTPRLKALFAETIRPALKEEFGYKNDMMIPRLEKIVLNMGVGEAVADSKKIKSAHDDMMLIAGQKPVITKAKNSIAGFKLREGMPLGVKVTLRGDRMYEFLDRLITVAMPRIRDFRGVKGSAFDGRGNFAMGIREHIIFPEIEYDKVDQIWGMDVVIGTNAKTDAEARALLKHFNMPFTS; encoded by the coding sequence ATGCTTGACGCCGCCAGCTACACGCCGCGCCTGAAAGCGCTGTTCGCGGAAACGATCCGCCCCGCGCTGAAGGAAGAGTTCGGCTACAAGAACGACATGATGATCCCTCGTCTCGAGAAGATCGTCCTCAACATGGGCGTCGGCGAGGCCGTCGCCGACTCGAAGAAGATCAAGTCGGCGCATGACGACATGATGCTGATCGCCGGCCAGAAGCCGGTGATCACCAAGGCGAAGAACTCGATCGCCGGTTTCAAGCTGCGCGAGGGCATGCCGCTCGGCGTCAAGGTGACGTTGCGCGGCGACCGGATGTACGAGTTTCTTGACCGGTTGATCACCGTCGCCATGCCCCGCATCCGCGACTTTCGCGGCGTGAAGGGCTCGGCGTTCGACGGCCGCGGCAATTTCGCCATGGGCATTCGCGAGCACATCATCTTCCCCGAGATCGAGTACGACAAGGTCGACCAGATCTGGGGCATGGACGTGGTGATCGGGACGAACGCCAAGACGGACGCCGAGGCGCGGGCGCTTTTGAAGCATTTCAACATGCCGTTCACGAGCTGA
- the rpsN gene encoding 30S ribosomal protein S14, with the protein MAKKSMIAREEKRQELVDKYAAKRAALKATARDESLSMEERFKARLKLAELPRNSSATRLHNRCKVTGRPKAYYRKLQMSRIALRELASMGQVPGMVKSSW; encoded by the coding sequence ATGGCCAAGAAAAGCATGATCGCGCGCGAAGAGAAGCGTCAGGAGCTCGTTGACAAATATGCCGCGAAGCGCGCCGCGCTGAAAGCGACGGCGCGGGATGAGAGCCTCTCGATGGAGGAGCGCTTCAAGGCGCGGCTCAAGCTCGCCGAGCTGCCGCGCAATTCTTCCGCGACGCGGCTCCATAACCGTTGCAAGGTGACCGGGCGCCCGAAAGCCTATTACCGCAAGCTTCAGATGTCTCGCATCGCCCTCCGGGAGCTGGCCTCGATGGGTCAGGTTCCGGGCATGGTGAAATCGAGCTGGTGA
- the rpsH gene encoding 30S ribosomal protein S8, translating into MNDPLGDMLTRIRNSLMRGKSTVRTPASKLRGWVLDVLVGEGYIRSYERVEESAGKPEFVISLKYFEGAPAIRELKRISKPGRRVYSGVAEIPEVRQGLGVSIVSTPQGVMSDAQARAARVGGEVLCTVF; encoded by the coding sequence ATGAACGATCCTCTCGGCGATATGCTCACCCGCATCCGCAACTCGCTGATGCGCGGCAAATCCACCGTCCGGACGCCGGCCTCCAAGCTGCGCGGCTGGGTTCTCGACGTGCTGGTCGGCGAAGGCTACATCCGCTCCTACGAGCGGGTAGAGGAATCCGCCGGCAAGCCCGAATTCGTGATCAGCCTGAAGTATTTCGAGGGCGCGCCCGCGATCCGCGAGCTGAAGCGCATCTCGAAGCCGGGCCGGCGCGTCTATTCCGGCGTCGCGGAGATCCCGGAGGTCCGTCAGGGACTCGGCGTCTCCATCGTTTCGACGCCGCAGGGCGTCATGTCCGACGCGCAGGCGCGCGCCGCCCGTGTCGGCGGCGAAGTGCTCTGCACAGTGTTCTGA
- the rplF gene encoding 50S ribosomal protein L6, with amino-acid sequence MSRIGKRPVEMPGGVSAAVSGQTIEVKGPKGVRKFTATDDIDFKVDGNVVTVSPRGQSKRARQQWGMTRTQVQNLVTGVSEGFRKDLEIQGVGYRAQAQGKVLKLALGYSHDVDFAIPDGVEIKTPKPTEVEITGIDQQLVGEVASKIRKWRKPEPYKGKGIRYKGEFVFRKEGKKK; translated from the coding sequence ATGTCACGTATCGGAAAACGGCCCGTGGAGATGCCCGGCGGAGTGTCCGCCGCTGTCTCCGGCCAGACCATCGAGGTGAAGGGGCCGAAAGGCGTCCGCAAGTTCACAGCGACCGACGACATCGATTTCAAGGTGGATGGCAATGTCGTAACCGTGTCGCCGCGCGGGCAGTCGAAGCGCGCGCGCCAGCAATGGGGCATGACCCGGACGCAGGTTCAGAACCTCGTCACCGGCGTTTCCGAGGGCTTCAGGAAAGATCTGGAGATCCAGGGCGTCGGCTACCGCGCGCAGGCGCAGGGCAAGGTGCTGAAGCTGGCGCTCGGCTATAGTCACGACGTCGATTTCGCCATCCCCGACGGGGTCGAGATCAAGACGCCGAAGCCGACCGAGGTGGAGATCACCGGGATCGATCAGCAACTGGTCGGCGAGGTGGCGTCGAAAATCCGCAAGTGGCGCAAACCCGAGCCCTATAAAGGCAAAGGTATCCGCTACAAGGGCGAGTTTGTCTTCCGCAAAGAAGGCAAGAAGAAGTAA
- the rplR gene encoding 50S ribosomal protein L18, translated as MANSKRALFQRRRMRVRSKLRKMGNGKPRLSVHRSSKNISAQIIDDTRGVTLAAASSLEAALGMIGRNNIEAAAKVGAAIAERAKSAGIEDVVFDRGGYLFHGKVKSLADAAREGGLKF; from the coding sequence ATGGCGAACAGCAAGCGAGCCTTGTTTCAGCGGCGCCGGATGCGCGTCCGCTCGAAACTGAGGAAAATGGGGAACGGCAAGCCACGTCTGAGCGTGCACCGTTCGTCGAAGAACATTTCGGCGCAGATCATCGACGATACGCGCGGCGTGACCCTCGCGGCGGCCTCGTCGCTCGAGGCGGCGCTCGGCATGATCGGGCGGAACAACATCGAGGCGGCGGCGAAAGTCGGCGCGGCGATCGCCGAGCGGGCCAAGTCCGCCGGGATCGAGGACGTGGTCTTCGACCGCGGCGGCTACCTCTTTCACGGGAAGGTCAAGTCGCTTGCCGACGCCGCTCGTGAAGGCGGTCTGAAGTTCTGA
- the rpsE gene encoding 30S ribosomal protein S5, translating to MAREPNRGGRGRGRGRDEDPEFQDRLVAINRVSKTVKGGKRFGFAALVVVGDQKGRVGFGKGKAREVPEAIRKATEDAKRGLIRVPLREGRTLHHDMSGRHGAGKVVMRTAPAGTGVIAGGPMRAIFEMLGVEDVVAKSTGSQNPYNMIRATFDGLLKENSPRMVAARRGKKVAEIARRGDEAPVDAEPAPAEA from the coding sequence ATGGCCAGAGAACCTAATCGCGGCGGTCGCGGGCGCGGCCGGGGTCGCGACGAAGATCCGGAATTCCAGGACCGCCTCGTCGCGATCAACCGCGTCTCCAAGACCGTGAAGGGCGGCAAGCGCTTCGGCTTCGCGGCGCTCGTCGTGGTCGGCGACCAGAAGGGGCGCGTCGGCTTCGGCAAGGGCAAGGCCCGCGAGGTGCCGGAGGCGATCCGCAAGGCGACCGAGGACGCCAAGCGCGGCCTGATCCGGGTGCCGCTTCGCGAGGGGCGCACGCTGCATCACGACATGTCCGGGCGTCACGGCGCCGGCAAGGTGGTGATGCGGACCGCGCCGGCCGGCACCGGCGTCATCGCCGGCGGTCCGATGCGCGCGATCTTCGAGATGCTGGGCGTCGAGGATGTGGTGGCGAAGTCCACGGGCAGCCAGAACCCCTACAACATGATCCGGGCGACCTTCGACGGGCTCCTCAAGGAGAACTCGCCGCGCATGGTCGCCGCCCGCCGCGGCAAGAAGGTCGCCGAGATCGCCCGTCGCGGCGACGAGGCGCCGGTCGACGCCGAGCCGGCGCCGGCCGAAGCGTAA
- the rpmD gene encoding 50S ribosomal protein L30: protein MATIVVKQIGSPIRRPAKQRATLVGLGLNKMHKTRELEDTPSVRGMVASIPHLVEIVEERA, encoded by the coding sequence ATGGCGACCATCGTCGTGAAACAGATCGGCAGCCCGATCCGCCGTCCCGCCAAGCAGCGCGCGACGCTGGTCGGTCTCGGACTGAACAAGATGCACAAGACGCGCGAGCTGGAGGATACGCCCTCCGTCCGGGGCATGGTCGCCTCGATCCCGCATCTTGTCGAAATCGTCGAAGAGCGCGCCTGA
- the rplO gene encoding 50S ribosomal protein L15: MKLHELSDNPGATKARKRVGRGPGSGTGKTAGRGVKGQKSRSGVAIKGFEGGQMPITRRLPKRGFNNINGKNFAIVNLKTLQDALDRGVIEAKAELDETALVAAGVIRRPLDGVRLLAKGELSAALTLKIAGASKAAVEAVEKAGGKVEIVDVVALRRAAKREAKAAAKA; encoded by the coding sequence ATGAAACTGCATGAACTCAGCGACAATCCGGGTGCGACCAAGGCGCGCAAGCGCGTCGGCCGCGGGCCCGGTTCGGGTACCGGCAAGACCGCGGGACGCGGCGTCAAAGGGCAGAAATCGCGTTCGGGCGTCGCCATCAAGGGCTTCGAGGGCGGCCAGATGCCGATCACCCGGCGCCTGCCGAAGCGCGGCTTCAACAACATTAATGGCAAGAATTTCGCCATTGTGAACTTGAAAACGCTTCAGGATGCGCTGGATCGCGGGGTGATCGAGGCGAAGGCCGAACTCGACGAGACGGCGCTGGTCGCCGCCGGCGTCATCCGTCGGCCGCTCGACGGCGTGCGCCTTCTGGCGAAGGGTGAGTTGAGCGCCGCGTTGACGCTGAAGATCGCCGGCGCGTCGAAAGCCGCGGTCGAGGCGGTTGAAAAAGCCGGCGGGAAGGTAGAGATCGTGGATGTGGTCGCGCTCCGCCGCGCCGCGAAGCGCGAAGCGAAGGCCGCCGCCAAGGCGTAA